A window of the Henckelia pumila isolate YLH828 chromosome 3, ASM3356847v2, whole genome shotgun sequence genome harbors these coding sequences:
- the LOC140888248 gene encoding uncharacterized protein, with amino-acid sequence MVYGNEAVLPAEIGEKSARIISYDEENGKRRMEDLDFLGEKREVAAIRMEAYKNGIARSYNRRVRRKDFQVGDLVLKKVQEVAVGKLDPKWEGPYKVVMRLSSDAYYLEDSKGKMLKRPWSAYNLRKYYS; translated from the coding sequence ATGGTGTACGGAAACGAGGCCGTCCTACCGGCAGAAATTGGAGAGAAGTCGGCTCGGATCATTTCCTATGATGAGGAAAATGGAAAGAGGAGGATGGAAGACTTAGACTTTTTGGGTGAAAAGAGAGAAGTTGCTGCTATCAGGATGGAGGCATACAAGAACGGGATAGCTCGGTCCTATAATCGTCGGGTGCGCAGGAAGGATTTCCAGGTAGGAGATTTGGTGCTGAAAAAAGTTCAGGAGGTGGCTGTAGGGAAGCTCGACCCTAAATGGGAAGGACCATACAAGGTGGTGATGAGGCTCAGTTCGGATGCTTactacttggaggattcaaaaGGAAAGATGTTGAAGAGACCTTGGAGCGCTTACAATTTACGcaaatattattcttaa
- the LOC140888249 gene encoding uncharacterized protein translates to MACFTVVEAPSSFNGILGHPALSDFRAVASTYHQKLKFPSGREVGVVRGDQKAARLCYVNEVRIDSKKKKREVGMVSIGRTSKVHGYKVLLMSEEGHEKVELIPGAQIVKLAADLSPSVKQNLVGCLKKNKDVFAWSVSELTGNAGATYQRLMDRVFASQIGRNVEVYVDDILVKSQDDVGLLADLKETFSTLRAYQVKLNPEKCVFGVRGGKFLGYMVTERGIEANPEKVQAIRSMFAPRNLQEVQRLAGRIAALSRFISRSAHRSLPFFKVLRKAKKFEWDDECGKAFDDLKSYLAELLCWLRQFLVNHCTSTYQLWKGLLAQYLLGRREQLNTLSISSHMPLRVQNFGIQSHIGRILTRVDISGRLVKWTTELSEYDIQYEPRTAVKAQALADFLAKTRHMEAEDLWKVYVDGSSNSEGCGVGVFLISPRGDEIRLAVRLDFRASNNEAEYEAVLIGLRAAKQAGTARVHLYSDSQLVAQQVNGTYEVKNEKLKEYMRAIEEAKGFFDEVLFEQIPREGNEKADYLAKMASSLHNWKTREVVVQV, encoded by the exons ATGGCTTGCTTCACCGTGGTGGAGGCACCATCCTCTTTCAATGGAATATTGGGGCACCCTGCCCTGAGTGATTTCCGAGCCGTGGCATCTACCTATCATCAGAAGTTGAAGTTCCCAAGTGGAAGAGAAGTGGGGGTTGTTCGGGGTGATCAGAAAGCAGCTCGGTTGTGCTATGTGAATGAGGTAAGGATTGattcaaagaagaagaagagggagGTAGGAATGGTTTCAATAGGTCGAACATCGAAGGTGCACGGATATAAGGTGCTTCTGATGTCCGAAGAAGGTCATGAGAAGGTGGAATTAATCCCGGGAGCTCAGATTGTCAAATTAGCTGCTGATCTGAGCCCATCAGTGAAGCAAAACTTGGTTGGTTGCTTAAAAAAGAACAAAGATGTTTTTGCTTGGTCTGTATCGGAGCTCACAGGG aaTGCAGGGGCCACTTATCAAAGACTCATGGACAGAGTGTTTGCCTCCCAAATTGGCAGAAATGTGGAagtttatgtagatgatattcTGGTAAAGTCTCAGGATGATGTGGGGTTGCTGGCCGACCTTAAGGAGACTTTCTCGACTTTGAGGGCTTATCAAGTGAAGCTTAATCCGGAGAAGTGTGTATTCGGAGTCAGGGGAGGTAAGTTTTTGGGGTATATGGTTACTGAGAGGGGCATAGAGGCCAATCCTGAGAAGGTGCAGGCTATTCGATCCATGTTTGCTCCCCGTAACTTGCAAGAAGTTCAAAGGTTGGCAGGAAGGATTGCAGCCTTGTCTCGATTTATATCAAGATCAGCCCATAGAAGCTTACCTTTCTTCAAGGTGCTTCGCAAAGCCAAGAAGTTTGAATGGGATGATGAATGCGGGAAGGCATTTGATGACTTAAAAAGCTACTTAGCTGAACTCCTGTGTTGGCTAAGGCAATTCCTGGTGAACCATTGTACATCTACTTATCAGCTTTGGAAGGGGCTGTTAGCTCAGTACTTATTAGGCAGGAGAGAACAGCTCAACACCCTATCTATTTCTTCTCACATGCCCTTAAGGGTGCAGAACTTCGGTATTCAGAG CCATATTGGGAGGATATTAACTCGAGTTGATATTTCGGGAAGGTTGGTAAAGTGGACTACGGAGCTCAGTGAGTATGATATCCAGTATGAACCAAGGACGGCCGTTAAGGCCCAGGCGTTAGCTGATTTCCTTGCCAAAACGAGACATATGGAAGCAGAGGATTTGTGGAAAGTATACGTTGACGGCTCTTCTAATAGTGAAGGATGTGGGGTGGGGGTGTTTTTGATCTCCCCTCGTGGAGATGAGATCAGATTGGCAGTTAGGTTGGATTTTCGAGCTTCTAATAACGAAGCAGAGTATGAGGCTGTGTTGATTGGCCTCCGAGCAGCTAAGCAAGCTGGGACAGCTCGGGTGCACCTCTACTCTGATTCACAGTTAGTAGCCCAGCAGGTGAATGGAACGTATGAAGTCAAAAATGAAAAGCTGAAGGAATATATGAGGGCGATAGAGGAAGCTAAGGGTTTCTTTGATGAGGTATTGTTTGAACAAATTCCGAGGGAGGGCAATGAAAAAGCAGATTATCTCGCCAAGATGGCTAGCTCACTTCATAACTGGAAGACCAGGGAAGTTGTCGTGCAAGTGTAA